The Vicia villosa cultivar HV-30 ecotype Madison, WI linkage group LG1, Vvil1.0, whole genome shotgun sequence genome includes a region encoding these proteins:
- the LOC131644990 gene encoding uncharacterized protein LOC131644990 isoform X1: MALSQFRCSLKFGNPFPMATLSSFTIFSKTLTPPNPKTSSLNFNNLSIRTKIRTRNPIQIRAAAKEDFSSNKSGSDEQKETIMLPGCDYNHWHLPSNSCYCLGKDNENGGKIVYNWREQTSTPECLSTQLRTCLIKQFTYTECGLQFAEYILRNSKVLDTMSIKSASFINENVKHQMLMILASEEFKGVRITKEEYLKSKEKVKEKPKVSIR; this comes from the exons ATGGCATTGTCACAATTTCGTTGTTCTCTCAAATTCGGTAACCCATTTCCAATGGCAACACTCTCTTCCTTCACCATCTTCTCCAAAACCCTAACCCCACCTAACCCCAAAACCTCATCTCTCAATTTCAACAACCTCTCCATCCGTACCAAAATCCGTACCCGGAACCCTATCCAAATTCGCGCGGCTGCCAAGGAAGATTTCTCTTCCAACAAAAGCGGAAGCGATGAGCAGAAGGAAACGATTATGCTTCCCGGTTGTGACTACAACCATTGGCACTTACCTTCAAACTCTTGCTACTGTCTTGGGAAG GACAATGAGAATGGAGGCAAAATTGTGTATAATTGGAGGGAACAAACATCTACTCCGGAATGTCTTTCAACACAGCTTAGAACATGTTTGATTAAACAATTTACATACACAGAATGTGGTCTTCAATTTGCTGAATATATTTTGAGGAATTCAAAGGTACTGGACACAATGTCAATCAAGAGTGCTTCATTCATAAATGAAAATGTCAAGCACCAAATGTTAATGATATTAGCTTCGGAGGAATTCAAAG GAGTACGCATTACCAAGGAGGAATACTTAAAgtcaaaagagaaagtaaaagaaaagcCCAAGGTATCCATAAG GTGA
- the LOC131644990 gene encoding uncharacterized protein LOC131644990 isoform X2, which yields MALSQFRCSLKFGNPFPMATLSSFTIFSKTLTPPNPKTSSLNFNNLSIRTKIRTRNPIQIRAAAKEDFSSNKSGSDEQKETIMLPGCDYNHWHLPSNSCYCLGKDNENGGKIVYNWREQTSTPECLSTQLRTCLIKQFTYTECGLQFAEYILRNSKVLDTMSIKSASFINENVKHQMLMILASEEFKGVRITKEEYLKSKEKVKEKPKVSV from the exons ATGGCATTGTCACAATTTCGTTGTTCTCTCAAATTCGGTAACCCATTTCCAATGGCAACACTCTCTTCCTTCACCATCTTCTCCAAAACCCTAACCCCACCTAACCCCAAAACCTCATCTCTCAATTTCAACAACCTCTCCATCCGTACCAAAATCCGTACCCGGAACCCTATCCAAATTCGCGCGGCTGCCAAGGAAGATTTCTCTTCCAACAAAAGCGGAAGCGATGAGCAGAAGGAAACGATTATGCTTCCCGGTTGTGACTACAACCATTGGCACTTACCTTCAAACTCTTGCTACTGTCTTGGGAAG GACAATGAGAATGGAGGCAAAATTGTGTATAATTGGAGGGAACAAACATCTACTCCGGAATGTCTTTCAACACAGCTTAGAACATGTTTGATTAAACAATTTACATACACAGAATGTGGTCTTCAATTTGCTGAATATATTTTGAGGAATTCAAAGGTACTGGACACAATGTCAATCAAGAGTGCTTCATTCATAAATGAAAATGTCAAGCACCAAATGTTAATGATATTAGCTTCGGAGGAATTCAAAG GAGTACGCATTACCAAGGAGGAATACTTAAAgtcaaaagagaaagtaaaagaaaagcCCAAG GTGAGCGTTTAA